From Hevea brasiliensis isolate MT/VB/25A 57/8 unplaced genomic scaffold, ASM3005281v1 Scaf242, whole genome shotgun sequence, one genomic window encodes:
- the LOC131176788 gene encoding uncharacterized protein LOC131176788 isoform X3, which produces MESRGQGRFDEFTSTEPSIEDQKEEELDNARSSMEELSANLDKQNERKTNLLTDLQHLRQRIEEKGVANGGVQKLLPLLYSLKALERQESVLQSIYDDKRSQLQAEVNELEDKIAAAWDIETLSEDLDRVLSDSLEKLNSAKKEQAAQLRAILSVKRQIDDIPTESELVQYERRFSELNAYIQEKHRQTRKYYATYNALLEIKELMLKETSLLNSISSQFQDAITSTDGRMKLIGSMEGIVKSSQRKLQKVQVGLQEEQKACDALKKRYAAAMAEQRCCYSLLKDFQC; this is translated from the exons ATGGAATCGCGAGGGCAGGGCAGATTCGATGAGTTTACTTCCACTGAACCCTCAATtgaagatcagaaagaggaggaatTGGACAATGCGAGATCCTCAATGGAGGAATTGAGTGCCAATTTGGATAAACAG AATGAGAGAAAGACGAATCTTTTGACTGATTTGCAGCATTTACGCCAACGAATCGAGGAGAAAGGAGTTGCAAATGGCGGAGTGCAGAAATTGCTTCCTCTTTTGTACTCACTGAAG GCTCTGGAAAGGCAAGAATCTGTTTTGCAATCTATTTACGATGACAAGCGCTCTCAGTTGCAAGCTGAGGTTAATGAATTGGAGGATAAGATAGCGGCTGCTTGGGATATCGAGACTCTTTCTGAGGATCTCGATCGTGTATTGTCAGATTCACTGGAGAAACTTAACTCTGCAAAGAAG GAACAAGCAGCACAACTAAGAGCAATACTGTCAGTGAAGCGGCAGATTGATGACATTCCAACCGAGTCAGAACTCGTTCA GTATGAACGCCGTTTTTCAGAGCTGAATGCTTATATCCAG GAAAAACATCGTCAAACCCGCAAATATTATGCAACCTATAATGCTCTTTTGGAGATTAAAGAACTGATGCTAAAGGAAACTTCCTTGTTGAATTCGATAAGTTCACAG TTTCAGGATGCCATTACAAGTACTGATGGTCGCATGAAGCTTATTGGTTCCATGGAAGGGATTGTAAAGAGCAGCCAGCGG AAGCTACAAAAGGTGCAAGTAGGGCTTCAGGAAGAGCAGAAGGCTTGCGATGCTCTTAAGAAGAGGTATGCTGCAGCAATGGCAGAGCAAAGGTGCTGCTATTCTCTGTTAAAAGATTTTCAG TGTTGA
- the LOC131176788 gene encoding uncharacterized protein LOC131176788 isoform X2 — translation MESRGQGRFDEFTSTEPSIEDQKEEELDNARSSMEELSANLDKQNERKTNLLTDLQHLRQRIEEKGVANGGVQKLLPLLYSLKALERQESVLQSIYDDKRSQLQAEVNELEDKIAAAWDIETLSEDLDRVLSDSLEKLNSAKKEQAAQLRAILSVKRQIDDIPTESELVQYERRFSELNAYIQEKHRQTRKYYATYNALLEIKELMLKETSLLNSISSQFQDAITSTDGRMKLIGSMEGIVKSSQRKLQKVQVGLQEEQKACDALKKRYAAAMAEQRCCYSLLKDFQK, via the exons ATGGAATCGCGAGGGCAGGGCAGATTCGATGAGTTTACTTCCACTGAACCCTCAATtgaagatcagaaagaggaggaatTGGACAATGCGAGATCCTCAATGGAGGAATTGAGTGCCAATTTGGATAAACAG AATGAGAGAAAGACGAATCTTTTGACTGATTTGCAGCATTTACGCCAACGAATCGAGGAGAAAGGAGTTGCAAATGGCGGAGTGCAGAAATTGCTTCCTCTTTTGTACTCACTGAAG GCTCTGGAAAGGCAAGAATCTGTTTTGCAATCTATTTACGATGACAAGCGCTCTCAGTTGCAAGCTGAGGTTAATGAATTGGAGGATAAGATAGCGGCTGCTTGGGATATCGAGACTCTTTCTGAGGATCTCGATCGTGTATTGTCAGATTCACTGGAGAAACTTAACTCTGCAAAGAAG GAACAAGCAGCACAACTAAGAGCAATACTGTCAGTGAAGCGGCAGATTGATGACATTCCAACCGAGTCAGAACTCGTTCA GTATGAACGCCGTTTTTCAGAGCTGAATGCTTATATCCAG GAAAAACATCGTCAAACCCGCAAATATTATGCAACCTATAATGCTCTTTTGGAGATTAAAGAACTGATGCTAAAGGAAACTTCCTTGTTGAATTCGATAAGTTCACAG TTTCAGGATGCCATTACAAGTACTGATGGTCGCATGAAGCTTATTGGTTCCATGGAAGGGATTGTAAAGAGCAGCCAGCGG AAGCTACAAAAGGTGCAAGTAGGGCTTCAGGAAGAGCAGAAGGCTTGCGATGCTCTTAAGAAGAGGTATGCTGCAGCAATGGCAGAGCAAAGGTGCTGCTATTCTCTGTTAAAAGATTTTCAG AAGTAA
- the LOC131176788 gene encoding uncharacterized protein LOC131176788 isoform X1, whose translation MESRGQGRFDEFTSTEPSIEDQKEEELDNARSSMEELSANLDKQNERKTNLLTDLQHLRQRIEEKGVANGGVQKLLPLLYSLKALERQESVLQSIYDDKRSQLQAEVNELEDKIAAAWDIETLSEDLDRVLSDSLEKLNSAKKEQAAQLRAILSVKRQIDDIPTESELVQYERRFSELNAYIQEKHRQTRKYYATYNALLEIKELMLKETSLLNSISSQFQDAITSTDGRMKLIGSMEGIVKSSQRKLQKVQVGLQEEQKACDALKKRYAAAMAEQRCCYSLLKDFQEECTKNERLQSRSCLKQHGCLV comes from the exons ATGGAATCGCGAGGGCAGGGCAGATTCGATGAGTTTACTTCCACTGAACCCTCAATtgaagatcagaaagaggaggaatTGGACAATGCGAGATCCTCAATGGAGGAATTGAGTGCCAATTTGGATAAACAG AATGAGAGAAAGACGAATCTTTTGACTGATTTGCAGCATTTACGCCAACGAATCGAGGAGAAAGGAGTTGCAAATGGCGGAGTGCAGAAATTGCTTCCTCTTTTGTACTCACTGAAG GCTCTGGAAAGGCAAGAATCTGTTTTGCAATCTATTTACGATGACAAGCGCTCTCAGTTGCAAGCTGAGGTTAATGAATTGGAGGATAAGATAGCGGCTGCTTGGGATATCGAGACTCTTTCTGAGGATCTCGATCGTGTATTGTCAGATTCACTGGAGAAACTTAACTCTGCAAAGAAG GAACAAGCAGCACAACTAAGAGCAATACTGTCAGTGAAGCGGCAGATTGATGACATTCCAACCGAGTCAGAACTCGTTCA GTATGAACGCCGTTTTTCAGAGCTGAATGCTTATATCCAG GAAAAACATCGTCAAACCCGCAAATATTATGCAACCTATAATGCTCTTTTGGAGATTAAAGAACTGATGCTAAAGGAAACTTCCTTGTTGAATTCGATAAGTTCACAG TTTCAGGATGCCATTACAAGTACTGATGGTCGCATGAAGCTTATTGGTTCCATGGAAGGGATTGTAAAGAGCAGCCAGCGG AAGCTACAAAAGGTGCAAGTAGGGCTTCAGGAAGAGCAGAAGGCTTGCGATGCTCTTAAGAAGAGGTATGCTGCAGCAATGGCAGAGCAAAGGTGCTGCTATTCTCTGTTAAAAGATTTTCAG GAGGAATGCACAAAGAATGAAAGACTTCAGAGccgaagttgtctaaaacaacaCGGTTGCCTTGTGTGA